Proteins from a single region of Hypomesus transpacificus isolate Combined female chromosome 9, fHypTra1, whole genome shotgun sequence:
- the dag1 gene encoding dystroglycan yields the protein MRNKRRCALKEEGGAGGAPGPRPRLGMSRTSVMTVLLGVLVALSGARAQSAAQEDVVIVGEAMGGGAGLLEASMTSSLLMDLEEAAVATDTAEAPPPAGATAAQTAAFPDSSAVVGRAFQMKLPAKMSDHPESSAFKIRESGKATLPGWLHWDPATLTLLGLPLEEDKGVTYISVTHPNHDQEVFSIEVHPEEHADTDQVQLALQTSTNDVQPFFCSNEEPITVLTIILDADLTKMTSNQRVALLASMQSFSGVGLQHMKVLPVVNNRLFDMSAFMAGPGNAKKVVENGALLSWKLGCSLDQSSVPNISKVQIPAKEGTMSARLGYPVVGWHIANKKPHVPKRVRRYLNNTPTPVLTVLPPTTLVEPPVRIVPTLTSPSIAAPSESSAPPVRGPVPLPGKPTIRIRDSISHTPTVGPLLPTRMVESTSTVTIQPTMTRPTIIEPTATPPSPTTRRPTKRPRRPKTTPVPREPKTTTPKPARRTTPAPFIPDPSNEKPVLRNPIDQVNAWVGTYFEVKIPSDTFFDREDGTTDKLRLTLRKNHNELVGDDSWIQFNSTSQLLFGLPESNAMGKHEYFMQAMDKGGLNAIDAFEVRVNHWASNNKSPVLFTARFQGEPHTVTGDIHKKILLIKKLAYSFGDRNSSIITLRNITKGSIVVDWTNNSLQQSPCPREQIDAMSRRISDAQGRPSQTFVNAMEPDFKPLGITVKGTGACRSFMFVPPREIVIPEPPAVTPALGTGRQSTDDVYLHTVIPAVVVAAILLIAGIVAMICYRKKRKGKLTIEDQATFIKKGVPIIFADELDDSKPPPSSSMPLILQEEKPPLPPPEYPMGSPETTPLNQDLLGEYTALRDEDPNAPPYQPPPPFTTPMEGKGSRPKNMTPYRSPPPYVPP from the exons ATGCGCAATAAACGGAGATGTGctctgaaggaggaggggggcgctgGGGGAGCCCCGGGCCCCAGGCCGAGGCTGGGCATGAGCAGGACTAGTGTGATGACTGTGCTGCTGGGGGTCCTGGTGGCCCTGTCGGGGGCCCGGGCCCAGAGTGCTGCCCAGGAAGACGTGGTGATCGTCGGGGAGGCGATGGGAGGAGGAGCCGGTCTTCTGGAAGCCTCCATGACCTCCTCCCTACTGATGGACCTGGAGGAAGCCGCCGTCGCCACGGACACCGCcgaggccccgcccccggccggGGCGACGGCCGCGCAGACGGCAGCTTTCCCAGACTCCTCAGCGGTGGTGGGCCGTGCGTTCCAGATGAAGCTTCCTGCCAAGATGTCCGATCACCCCGAGAGCAGCGCATTCAAG ATTAGGGAGTCCGGCAAGGCAACGCTTCCAGGCTGGCTTCACTGGGACCCTGCCACACTCACCCTGCTGGGCCTGCCCCTGGAGGAGGATAAGGGGGTTACCTACATCTCCGTGACCCACCCCAACCATGACCAGGAGGTCTTCTCCATCGAGGTCCACCCTGAGGAACATGCCGACACAGATCAGGTCCAGCTGGCTCTCCAGACCTCCACCAATGACGTCCAGCCGTTCTTCTGTTCCAACGAGGAACCCATCACCGTCCTGACCATCATCCTGGACGCCGACCTGACCAAGATGACCTCCAACCAGAGGGTGGCGCTGCTGGCCAGCATGCAGAGTTTCTCCGGGGTGGGTCTGCAACATATGAAGGTCCTGCCTGTGGTCAACAACCGCTTGTTCGACATGTCGGCCTTCATGGCCGGGCCGGGCAATGCCAAGAAGGTGGTGGAGAATGGGGCTCTGCTATCCTGGAAGCTGGGCTGTTCCCTGGACCAGAGCTCCGTGCCCAACATCAGCAAGGTCCAGATTCCAGCCAAAGAGGGCACCATGTCTGCCCGCCTGGGCTACCCTGTGGTGGGTTGGCACATCGCGAACAAGAAGCCCCACGTCCCCAAACGAGTGAGGCGCTATCTCAACAACACGCCCACCCCCGTGTTGACGGTCCTACCCCCTACCACCCTGGTGGAGCCCCCTGTTCGCATCGTGcccaccctcacctcaccttcCATTGCCGCCCCCTCCGAGAGCTCTGCCCCCCCAGTACGAGGGCCAGTACCCCTGCCCGGCAAGCCCACTATCCGCATCCGCGACTCCATCTCTCACACCCCGACCGTGGGACCCCTCCTGCCCACCCGGATGGTAGAGTCCACCAGCACCGTCACCATCCAGCCCACCATGACCCGACCCACCATCATCGAGCCAACGGCCACGCCTCCCAGCCCGACCACCAGGAGGCCCACCAAGAGGCCCCGCAGACCCAAGACCACCCCGGTGCCCAGGGAGCCCAAGACCACCACGCCCAAGCCCGCCAGACGCACCACGCCCGCCCCCTTCATCCCGGACCCCAGCAACGAGAAACCGGTGCTGCGCAACCCCATCGACCAGGTCAACGCCTGGGTGGGCACCTACTTCGAGGTGAAGATCCCTTCGGACACATTCTTCGACAGGGAAGACGGCACCACGGACAAGCTCCGCCTGACCCTGAGGAAGAACCACAACGAGCTGGTGGGAGACGACTCCTGGATCCAGTTCAACAGCACCAGCCAGCTGCTGTTCGGTCTTCCTGAGTCCAACGCCATGGGCAAGCACGAGTACTTCATGCAGGCCATGGACAAAGGAGGCCTGAACGCCATCGACGCCTTCGAGGTGCGCGTCAACCACTGGGCGTCCAACAACAAGTCGCCCGTGCTGTTCACCGCCCGCTTCCAGGGAGAGCCCCACACCGTCACCGGAGACATCCACAAGAAGATCCTGCTGATCAAGAAGCTGGCCTACTCGTTCGGAGACCGCAACAGCAGCATCATCACACTGAGGAACATCACCAAGGGCTCCATCGTGGTGGACTGGACCAACAACAGCCTGCAGCAGAGCCCGTGTCCCCGCGAACAGATCGACGCCATGAGCCGACGCATCTCCGACGCTCAGGGACGCCCTTCTCAGACTTTCGTCAACGCCATGGAGCCGGACTTTAAGCCGCTGGGAATCACAGTCAAGGGCACAGGAGCCTGCAGGAGCTTTATGTTTGTTCCCCCGAGAGAGATCGTCATCCCAGAGCCCCCAGCCGTCACGCCGGCGCTAGGCACGGGCCGCCAGAGCACCGACGACGTCTACCtgcacacggtcatccccgcgGTGGTGGTGGCCGCCATCTTGCTGATCGCCGGCATCGTGGCCATGATCTGCTACCGCAAGAAGCGCAAGGGAAAGCTGACCATTGAGGACCAGGCCACCTTCATCAAGAAGGGCGTTCCCATCATTTTTGCCGACGAGCTGGACGACTCCAagccccccccatcctccagcaTGCCCCTGATCCTCCAGGAGGAGAAGCCCCCGCTGCCCCCCCCAGAGTACCCCATGGGCAGCCCCGAGACCACGCCCCTCAATCAGGACCTGCTGGGGGAGTACACGGCCCTACGGGATGAGGACCCCAATGCCCCACcctaccagcctccaccccccttcaCCACCCCCATGGAGGGGAAGGGCTCCCGGCCAAAGAACATGACCCCCTACAGATCTCCACCCCCCTACGTGCCCCCCTAA